gtgtgccatactctgcatttGTGTtccatgtgccctgctctgcctgcatgtcatactctgcctgcatttgccatacactgcctgcttctgccatactctgcctgcatgtgccctgctctgcctgtgtgtgccctgctctgcctgtgtgccctgctctgcctgtgtgtgacatactctgcctgtgtgtgccctgctctgcctgtgtgccctgctctgcctgtgtgccctgctctgcctgtgtgccctgcaatgcctgtgtgtgccctgctctgcctgtgtgtgccatactctgcctgcttgtgctatgctctgcctgtgtgtgccatgctctgcctgtgtgccatactctgcctgtgtgtgccctgctctgcctgtatgtgccatactctgcctgtgtgtgccctgctctgcctgtggaacataagcctggtatttgttctggggggttgttagcatttaaaaataaattattgttaggggcccctaaggtgttttatCATGTGCTGGGGTCGCAGTGTTttccaaggggaagaggaggcatatggatttaagggtatgtcttaaaatcccatttttttctcacatatgagtgatatcagCCCTCCCCTATGTAGACCggaaaaattttggccctcggtaccacagacgTTGGACAGTACTGGTATAGTATATAGGGTTATTGCCCTAAAAGGCTAATTTACTTAACTGGTGCagaattttaatgcatttcactgTGACACACAATGAACTGCAGCATACTTGCAACATGCACTGCAGTTTATAGGTGATTTACCAGTCTGGATCTATAAATCTTTGTTATGTATTTATCCCTtaaactaatgttttttttacaaaaaagagaGAACTGTTTTAACTTTAAAAGGCGCCTAGAGCTGCCAAGTTTTTTATTCACAATAATCCTCAAATCCAATTAAGGAGACcctaacattttaattaatgtttaacctGCAATTACATTCTTTTAGCTCAAAtacataaccttgtatttatcaatactgaacctcatttgttttaatttattttgaccACTCTACAAATCAGAAACATCTTTCATGGAACCTATATTTATCGTACAGTCAGTGCTTGAATTGAGTTGAAAAAGGTGGAGGGATGGTGCATGTGCCGCGCGCCACACCCATAATTATTAGCCACACCCCCTTTTGATAAGCGGTAGGctgtgtaaataatttttttttttcaatagtcagaaatgtaatgtataaaggctggtgtgatTCAAGGTCTAATAGCTAGagcacttcttcctgcttttcagctctcttggtttccaggcagtaaccaactagtgacttgagggggaggcacataggacataacttgcttttgaatctgagctgaatgctgaggatcaattacaaactcactgaacagttatgtcccatgtggccccccccttatagtcactgactaactcagcgttagagagctgaaaagcagtgttctgttctgttaataaataaatcagactCTGGTAGAAGTGAGGGGCAGCAGAGGAAAAATAAGATTATACCTTAAAAAATTGCttcaattaaatataacaaatctgtgttactttttctttaatcTCTACTatttataatactttttttattctgtcagTGTCACCCACACCCTCATTTGCTTCAGCAAAACAAACAATGGTTTTTACCTCTACATTCATTGTGCTCTCTTTCTCCATCTAtatatttttgactatttttgcCCATTAAGTGCgtttttggtctttttttgccCATTATCCAGCAGCCCACATTGCAGCATTTAAAAATTCGAAGAGGCCTAAATTAGCTTCAGTAAAGACATCCAGTGTCCCACACACAGCCATTGCCGCAATCTCAGACTTAGCTTTTTGTCCCTGTGACTTGTGCAACCCCAATAATAATCCTGCTGCAGGGCACCTGCAGGCTATTTAAAAAACACTTGTCTCCAGCCCAGGCCCCAGCTTGACAGTAAGCATCTCATACTGAAAATGCTCAAATAAGTTGTCTCATCTGCCCAGGTGGCCAGGCCCCAGCCCCCAGCTTAACCTTTTTGCCCCTGCAGCCTGCTTCAGTAGCATCTGTCACTCATTAAAAAGAGTGAGAGAAAAAAATGGTTCCACCGTAGTTTCGGTATTTGCATCCGCCCACCGGGATGGAAACTagccatttaaaaaaagtaacgGGATGCCATCCCaccgcatcccgccccaattcaagcacttcATACAGTTTAGTAACATCAGCACACAGAGAAATAAAGCAACCAATCTAGCAAATgcttatagtattattatttaaaatgtattccaaTATTGTACCCCATAATACtccaaaaatactccaaaaaGTTTTTCTGTCACAGATGTAAAACTAACAAGCCATCTCCATACTATGTATAAACAACACTTtcgggtatatttattatgctgtgtaaaactaaattcactaaaaaacagggtaaaaatctgtgtaaaataaatgtcaaatttatcaaggtgtgtgtaaaaTTTACGTCATATGAACAACAGATTTGCCATTGCtgttttacattgcttcagacgGAAATtactctgttttttacacagcacagCCCCTTTGAAATATCACTATGAATGTATGTGTTATTCTTTGACTCATAATTTATTGAATACCTTGACATTATTGGCTGTTTATCTTATCTGTCAATCATAGGTCTAGAAGGAAAACGATTCCAGACATCTACATCTGTAACCTGGCCGTAGCAGATTTGGTTCATATTATTGGAATGCCATTTCTTATTCATCAGTGGGCTCGTGGAGGAGAATGGGTGTTTGGAAGCCCTCTTTGTACTATCATAACTTCTCTTGACACCTGCAATCAGTTTGCATGCACGGCTATCATGACAGCAATGAGTTTGGACAGGTAAGTCAAATAAGAAATGCTACATAGGCTCTACACTAAACTGTAAACATAGATTTTAaactataaacatttttaaaatgattatggtgtatattttttttaagtttatattattgtattataactcgagtttttatatggtcatgaaactctttggtaacttataatatccttatcatttacaagagggggtactttattcactatataatttgcaggatattcatggctcttgtgtattatatggtgtAACTACCAAGGAAGCAGACCCggtggctgcagggggcctagTGAGTGTCTTCTTCCTTGGGAGGATCGCAGGTGACCCACAAGTATGCGTGGCGGAGGAATGCAGGTCATGTGCAGAGGGGACCtggcaaaaatatttgtggtggGCCTGGGTCATTGAAATTACACCCCTGTATATTACAGATTCCCAGGTGGACCATGTGATTTTGTCATCCCAATAgtgaaatgttgcattttgtttGGGCAATGTAATGAAAGCAGTAATGTTTGCACAAGTTCTAACAGTTCCTAGCAACCCATTATCAAGTACAACAATGTAGCATTTAATTGTCTCTAATCAGAACACAAACATCTGGTATGCAAACTTTGACACTGTTAGTTTATCCCCAATGGGTCATAGTGTTCCTTTGCCATTGTTTTGGTTTTGGAACCACTGTTTAAACCTtattaaaagtttattaaaagcATAACATGAATATTTACTTATAATTCATATCCTTTTGttggtaaaatgtaaattttcatttctatttttagcaAAAACATTGCTTGAAGCTGAAACACCATAATGCTTCGGAACAAAGTCATGTTGATGTACTGAAGGACATACAATGTCATGTAGCATTTAAACCTTGGAATTTAGACACCCACACATTCAATTATATGCTTTATTTACTTCATCTCTGACATActgttatatacatatacacatatattcttTTCTTGTAAGCTGATCTTCAGCAACTTGGAAAGTAactgcttatacagtatatataatcaaTATCACAATGCCTTCATAGTTGTTGTAATAGAAAGCTGGTTTCCTTTGCTAATATATAAATCTACTAGGGACCTGTGCTTTGTTATCTTTGCAATATTGTGTGCCATGAAGAATCAGTTCCACTGAGTTatcataaattccattttattatCACATTAGAAGTCACATGCCTTGCACATAAATATAAGGTAATTATATGCAGACCCACATCACTGCTTCACGGATTTTCCATAGCAGTGCCCACTGTGTATAATACTGTACATCCAATTTAATATTTATCTCCCGACTGACCTAATTACATCCTTTTGTTTTTGTGCAGTGTTAGATTGGCACAAGTCTTTGGCTTTAAATGAATGCTAACAGAAGGTATTATTGAGTTTTCATACTGCTGTTCAAGACAAAGTAAAAACAGTTATTGTAATGAATGAAAGAACACCTCCAGAGGCAAGTCTAGTACACAAGATGAAAATGCATTGCTAGTATGCAACATCAGaccaattaaatatataaatattcatataacaggatagatagatagatagatagatagatagatagatagatagatagatagatagatagatagatagatagatagatagatagatgcatagAGGGAAATAGAAAGTGTAGATTCATGCAGTACTCTTTCAGTATTTTAGCATTACCAGGTGGACTGATCTGTCAAAAGTATATTTGATTGGTATAATGGAGCTTGGTATAAAGGTCAGTCAGGAAATCCAGATGACTGGCTTCATCTGGCCTGTTCTGCAGAGCTTGTGTAAGTGACCAACCACAAACCTCTCTTAAAAATTGCcactctttgaaaaataaaaatcaaataaactaGGGCATTTTTCCTGGTCCGATCCTTTAAAGAACAGGATATTTCTTCTGAGGAGAGCGCAAACAAGGACCAAAGCCCAACCTTGTTTGAATGCCAAACTGTAGAAATCCTGGATCCATGTTTAAGGCATTTCTTATTGCCTATTAGCTGAAGCTTATCCACTGGGTTTTGAAGGATAGGTGCTGCCCAATCATATATCTGTTTTGCCCTTGGGGGCTTATTTCATATCAGAATATACTAAGCCATGGGAGTGATTTCACATGAATAGTACATCTCTGGCAAGGCAGGCAACGTGGTGTGTTCCTCTTATGTCATCCCTGTATCATGGAAATGCCACACTGctctttaattatgtttttatataaatatatcaccaTTCATGCTGTTAGCTACGAAGCTTTATAACTCCAAACAAAGCAGCATTATATCTTAGCTATAGCTGCACCATTTGGGAGTCAAATTAATTCCATTTTGCCACCAccttaaaaatgcattataaCCAATGTTTCTGAAGCGCTCAATAGAGAATTCACGGATCCGCATACATTCTATTTATCTGCAGTTGGGCTTACAATGATCATTGTGgtgtaaaattaataaaaagaggggctaCGTCCCAGACTGTTTCTAAGGGACCTTGCCATTGTAGGAAAGTGAAGAGACGGGAGcggtatatataacatataactcTGAAGCACTCAGAACATGCAGCAAATATGTTTAATGGATATATAGGCAACTTTAATTTCTAGCATATGCATTTGATGAAATCAGGCTTAAAAGGGAGTTATCATTTGTTTATTGACGAACTATGTGGTGacatttgtcccaaatacattctgtatacaaaactattgCTAGTACActgaatgaatgtctctcatggtacataagtatttgtgaccatatacagagataaaaaatatacaaaagacttatttatattaaagaatgCTAACAAAAAGAATGTAAGTATATTACAAActtcattctgtacattttaacaagcagtCTTTCTCACAAACTTATGACTTTCATATAAGTGTAAAGTTACTCACAGAATGAAATTATGCAAAATAGATtattgtgacagaaagcaagattttatagtgcaggattcattctatcaataaaatgaaaactcagcttcacaaaaaagataaaatatccattctgtgaagcaatactgtccacatggctgcatcatccctaatgcATAGGATACTATCCTCTTCCCACAAAGGCCATACAAAGATTTGTCGGTTTCGCTAATTATTaccgacaatttatcaaggggttttccTCCCGTATCACTCCTGTCCTGGCTCTCATCTGGAAGGTAGAAAACCCTAATGCATGCCCCACATGCTCTGGAGGCTTTTTAGTCCCTGTAAGATTAATTTTCCGCTGCTCCTGTCCTTTGACATCCTGGCTCCTATCCTGGAGCCATTCTCTCTCAGAGGCAAATCGCAGATGGGAAACTACATCCTTGGACTTCTTGAAGAAATTCTCTCCTACTGAGCAGAattatgacgtcgggaatcgcaAGCTTCTGGCAATTAAACTTGCACTCGAGGAGTGGCGCCACTTTCTTGAAGGAGCTCCTTACCCCAACACCATTTATACTGATCACAAAAACATGGAGtctctctcaagagactgaatccttgTCAAGCTCGGAGGGGGCTCTTCTTCACATGCTTAAATTTCGTTTTTACATATCGCCCTGGCTCCAGACTTCGAAAGGCAGATGCCCTATCCAGACGATTGTTCCAGAGGGTCGCCTCAATGAAGACCAGGAGCCAATTGTTCCTCCCACGAGGATCATTGCTTCCTTGTTCCCTTTACTGGCCAGTCAGATCCCATCGGTCTAGtcctctgctcctgctgatacccccattggTATGATATATGTGCCATTCCCATCCTCCAGCAGAGCCATTCCCATCCTCCAGCAGAGCCACTGTTCCAAACAGGCTGGACATCCCAGTATCAAGAGAACATTAGAGCTGGTTAGTCGCTTCGTCTGGTGGCCAACCCTTCAGAAGGATGTAAAAGACTTTGTGGGagcctgtactgtttgtgcctcTGCAAAATTGAGTGATTCTCGTCCCTGCAGTCTATTGCAACTTCTACCCATCCCTTCCCATTTGTGGGTTCATTTAGTTATGGACTTTATTAAGAGTACAGTATTACCATGTGGCCTGTGGtggaatttctttttcttttcacaaaAAGCAAACctttatatatgtctatatgttgCATTTCTTTAAATCACCttataaaatacacaacagtGCTTCATATCCACATCACACTTTGACATTTTCAATGCACGGtgtaatatttgtgtattttcttgTAGATACATGGCCCTTGTACAGCCATTTCGACTTACTAGCTTGAGGACTATATCAAAGACTATTCGAGTGAATGTTTTCCTTTGGGCTGCCTCTTTTGTTGTGGTGTTTCCAGTATGGGTTTACTCCAAAGTTATACAGTTCAAAGATGGATTAGAAAGCTGCGCATTTGATCTAACAACTCCAAATGATGTTCTCTGGTAAGCTTTAAAATGTGCATATGTGTTTTAGTATTGCTAGAAAGCTTTCAAAATGGATTCCTTTAAGCTATTGAATTCATTTGATGGTAatacatagttaaagggatactatcatgtgaaaaaacattttttttccaaaatgaatcagttaatagtgctgctccagcagaattctgcactgaaatccatttctcaaaagagcaaacagatttttttatattcaattttgaaatctgacatggggctagacattttgtcaatttcccagctgcccctggtcatgtgaccagGGGCAATGAGTCAATGAGTGTCCGAACAATTTTggcgcatgacaatttttatgcgggTGACTATTCTGGCACGCACCCACATTTTTGTAATGGGGCGGATTTTTCACAtgcgaattttctctgcagtttcgcaaagttattcgctgccagcaaaatgcagaaattcacagcgaattctcgcttgccgaatttattcgcccatcactactctgcaTTAAATTGATATGTGACTTTGGTGGCATAAAGTCTGCATGATATGGGGTTTTTTAGCCAGCACAATTGATATCTTGCAAAACCAGAGTAAATATTACTTAGAAAGGATCTTGTTGTGGTCCCATACAAGGACCAACAAATTGCCATTCAAAGCCAAGCCACAGACAATATGGGCCTTAATATGGCCAGATTAATGCTTAATTGAACATAACAGACAAAGAGAAACTTTCTTTAGGCATCATTTAAAAGTTGGCAGAACTGTTAGCCAATGCTAACTGAACTAAAACCAAGGGTTctgattaaaaacaaattattttacctACAAGGATAGAAATAACTGATTCTGAATGTCaatacaaacaaattattttgatgtttttatgGATTCCTTTTATAAATAGCAAGGGCTAATAATACCAATTGAGGAAGGGGATAGGgttaatcatttaaaataaaacaagattgtgttttttattagGAACAGGTTTTATTAAAGGTGgtgggttttttatttatttttttaaaaactctaattgagaTGGGGGAAAATGAACATGGAAAGAAATATGGCAGgtttaaaaaacacaatcatACTTCTTATCAAGAGTGCACttttcaaaaaaagatttttccaatCCACTACTATtcgtattaataaaacagcaccttactGTATAACTGTTCAGGTGTTTATGACTAAAGTCTCTGAAAGATTAGCATACCATGTTAGTCTCAGAATATTTAAAACGTAAACGTACCCTTTTGTCATTTTTGAATCCCTCCCTTGTGAAACTCTGTGTAAGTCACTGTATGTTTCTTTTGCAGGTACACGCTTTACTTGACCATCACAACATTCTTCTTTCCATTACCTCttattttagcatgttatattttaattcttTGCTACACATGGGAGATGTACCATCAAAACAAATCTGCAGGACGGTAAGAGATAAATATCTTCACCCTAATATTAACCTTTGCAGTAAAATTTAGGGCTCAGATAAAATGTAGATGTATAAGTTAAGAGTACTGGCCTGTTGAAGGAGGTAGTCAATACCTGTTCTTCCACTACCTTGCTGAAGAGTTAAGCAATGTTTAGCCACAAAGAGTAAAGATAGCTTGATTTTCAAGTGCTACTCAGAATGCTATGTCCCTTTCTTACTCATTAGCATAGCACGAATACCATTGCTTACCAATACAATTAATGCTATGAGCATGAGAGAGGAAGAGACAGGACAAGCTCAGTAGTACCTGAAGCTTGCATTGCAATATGTAGATTCTGGCATAGACATTCACTATTTTAATGGGCCTGTGGGGCCCTCTTTGTGCCTCAGTGTACTTGAATGCCAGGACCTACTTTAAATTTCAGACTCTTCCTGACTAGCTCTGGACAAATAACCCATACCATTCAATTTGCAGGTAGCATTTTTGGCTGCTATGGTTTACTATTCCAGTGCAAACATTGCATTTTATATACCATATTCCTTTATATACATTGTTGCCTGACTGAGCTTTTTTACAGTTTGGTGTCTTGGACAAGAGTTTATGTATGTAATGTCACCAGGACTAGTAACTAATCATCAGCCAGCAAATGGACCTTCCAGTCTTAAAACAACATGTAGGAAAGTTTGCTATTTTATAGGAAAATCTTCTAGCACTGTAAGAATAATAGTTGAGAAGCTACCACCTTGAAGTCATCCTGTGGTATACTGGGTATGTCTTGAGGTTTCAGCATttgagaactaaaaaaaaaaagttattacttTTTCTAACTTTACAGGATGAGTAGTGAGGTATGGGATGGTTTATTATTTTGTAGGAACTATATTAGGCAACACATGAACTTCTCCATTCTTTAGCTGAGGTAGGGTGATTCCAATCT
The genomic region above belongs to Xenopus laevis strain J_2021 chromosome 5L, Xenopus_laevis_v10.1, whole genome shotgun sequence and contains:
- the mchr2.L gene encoding melanin-concentrating hormone receptor 2 is translated as MEKSYEAMNEVQVAWTNGTCDLFNKSWRIIEDYHITDTAETVILPSFIGIICSTGLVGNILVLITIIRSRRKTIPDIYICNLAVADLVHIIGMPFLIHQWARGGEWVFGSPLCTIITSLDTCNQFACTAIMTAMSLDRYMALVQPFRLTSLRTISKTIRVNVFLWAASFVVVFPVWVYSKVIQFKDGLESCAFDLTTPNDVLWYTLYLTITTFFFPLPLILACYILILCYTWEMYHQNKSAGRYNNSIPRQRVLRLTKMVLILVGVYIVSSAPYHVIQIVNLQISQPSLTFYVSYYFSICLSYASSGINPFLYVLLSGNFRKRLSDCTKTKSRMSERELIYIDTLKSSF